AAATCAAATTCAAATAATTCATATTCTAGAACCTTTCATGGATACATTCTTTTACATTCTGGCGATTTTCTTGCTCTTTCAATTCCCTTTCCTCCcacctccccaaaatccacagcCAAGCATTGTTTACATCTCATACTCATCTCCCATCTACTTGGCCCAGGAATATTCACTGAAGTGCATTTTGCCTAAAGAAATACAACTCTGTGGTAGTTCTCATTGAGGCTGGTGGAGAAAAGAGctacaaaaaaatccccaaaaaggTGTTAGGGGAGGCTGTTCAGGCTGAGATGTCAAACATGAACAGAACTCTGTGCAGAGGAGAGTGGGGCTGCTTAGGCTCTGTTACCTCCTGTCAAGTGCATGTCATTAAAAGTCCACTAGaaagggacagagcagcttttAGGGCTGGCTGATGAGTGTCTCCAGCTTTGCTTTGTCAGCTAAAAGGGGTAATAAAGCCCCTTCCTTGGAGTGTAAAAGAAACCCCTGCGTGTCCCACTGCTGACATCAGCCTGGCATTGTCCTCTGCAGGGGACGTGCAGGGATATTTCTGAAGGAGCAGACATGGGACATTccactgctccagctcctgaaatGACCCTGAAGGGCCACAGACAGCAGTTGCACTGGCAGTTCTCTCCTTCTCTAGCATGCCATGCTcactttttcctcccttcctgtGGTCCTTGTGATGAGATTGGCTCATGCATTCAACCCGGAATGGGAATGTTATTGTAACAGACTAAGTTCAGCACCTTGCAAATCCCCCTTACACTTACCCCAGACTACAAAGCTTTATTTAAGGCTCAGCCATTATGGAAGAGTAATATATCTGCCATGACATGCAATAAAATGACTAGTAGCTGTTCTGGGAAAGGATGCAATAAAGTCTGCTGATGAGTGGTAAGTGGAATCTGGCCCAGCTAAAATCAATGTTGCTGGAGTCTCTCTTTATTGCATTGCCTGAGTCAGTATTAATAGATCATGAATGGCAACAGGCTAATGGGGACAGCTTGAGAGAGACTGAGAGAGATGCAGATGTTCTCTGGGCTGGATGGTTTGGTTCAGTGAGGAAAAAGTTGCTTTGCTGCCTCTTGCAACAAGATAGGTTTAAGATACAATGCTGCCACTGTGACTTGCCTGTGTTGCACAAAATCCTGAATAAATACTTTTTGCTGCCATCTTTTGGTCACAAAGGTACCTCTCTTTCCATTTTGGGAGCCTGGTGGCTGAAGGAgcatgtgcaagtgtgagagcaGAATGATTGAGGGTAACACGTGACTGCTGCCTCCATGGCCACGGAGGTTATCCCTGAATAaagtccctgtccccagctctgcctgctcctgagCACTACTGACCTCTAAAACTGGCCCAATTCCCAGTGTTCTACATTATTCAGAGTAGCTCTGCTGCATGAACTGGGCACCCTGCCACCAGATCCAGGTCTAACACACTGCTTTGAGTTCATGTTtctgcatcccacagctgcagctttCCTCCTCCGTGGCACTTTAACCTCTGCCAAGCCTCGCACTCACCGAGTCCTCCCAGGtcagcaggcagctgctgtgaTCTGGGCTAGGAGCCTTCTAGAAACAGAAACCTTTATCTCTAGAGATTAACCCCCCTCTATTGCCTTGCTGCCCTTCCTCTGCCTTGTTAAGGAGCATGATGAGCAGAGAAATCACCTTCTGTCTTGCCTAGTCGGCGAAATATTAACCTTTCTTGTAGGAAAATCTGTCCACCTCTCATTTTAACACCTCTCTCAagctctgctcttccagcagctctgtgagcaTGAATCCACTTTTAGTTCCAGGATTATGAACCAAAGTCCAGATTGCTGGAACTCAAGGCAATAGGACTTACAGAGGAAAATTCCACATCATGTCCATCAGATGAGAGCAGTATGTAAAGGGGTGATGATTTACACTGGGAGCTGAGCCAGTGTTAGGGGGAACTTTCTGTGCacaccataaaaaaaaaaaatcttatttttacaTGAGAAACACAACTTGTCTTTAACAGTATTATGATGTCTTGGATTTTGATGCATTCTCCCAGAGGAGAACTATCCCCAGGCATTAAGAGCTTGCTAAAATGACTCCCCAAGTAACTTTGTAATTTGTTTCACTCCACTGGCAAAATAACCCACTGGtaagtaagattttttttcccccttaaatCTTTGATTTTAAGGAGGCCCACACTGCACATTAAGACCTACCTGCCACTGCAGACTTACAAATCTTACTGTGTTCTGATCCCTGGTTTAGTCCCTTTTCCATTTACAATGCAAGTTTGGGAAGGCAGATTTGTTTAGTGGCAGTTTggggctgtcccctctgctgagGCCTTCTCTGGTAGCCTTGGCAACTGGGGACAGAAATACATAAACCTTTCTGTGCACTGTCACTGCAAGTGTGGCCTGAATGGGATGATTTCAGACACTTTTGATGGGATGATTTAAACCAGCACCTCTTTTGCAGGCATTATCCATGCTAGAGGATTAGTCCGGGAGTGCCTGGCCGAGACGGAGCGAAATGCGAGGTCCTAGCCCAGCTTCAGATGCAAGGTTCTCCATCTCCCCATGAAGAAAAAGTAACACTTATTCTTTTTGACTCTTGAAACATTCAGACAAACTCCTTTATTTTGAATGTTTTACCGTTCTTGTTTTGCCCTTGCAAAAATGTACAGTTAACaacggggggaaaaaaaaaacaacccaaggATTTTTCACCTTACTGAGGGTTTGCATTTTCTAAAGACATTAAAACTCCCTAAAATGTTTCTAAAACATGGAAACTGAAGTGCATGCAGAGGAATGCTCTTTCTCTCCCAGGCTATATTTCAGTTCTCTTCTTATCCAGCCACAGCCTCattctgttttttgtttttcctttgacTATGTTCACTTATCCCCAAAACGTCAATCTTTCAAAGTTTGACATAAGCtctaaggatttttttaataaatgcagAATAGCATGCTGTACCTAGTAGTCTGCTAAGTCACAATTTGTCATACAGCATAGACCCTGCTTAGAAATAACCTTCCCCttctcttatttttcctttttttgttcattttgcaTAAACATTTGCATGACTGTTAGTGCTTTGAAGTCCACTTAAAGTGCATGAGCTATATGGAAAATAGGGAAACCTATTAAATAATAACAAGGTCCTGGAAAGCTAATTTCTACATTAAGGCTGGAGATTTCAGTTTAaagtttgcaaaaaaaaaaaaaaaaagaaaagaaaaatgaacattCTGGATAAATTACTAAAACTGTTATTTGCATCTTTGTATGTATTTATTACTTGACGTAATAAAGCTTATTTTCATTAACAGTTTGTATTAAAACTATGTACAGTCACTTTAATCAGATTCATACTCCAGGAGCAAGAACTGTCAACAGATGAAATTTTAACCTTCATGCAGGAGTTTAGGAAAGGACAAGGAAGGGGCCTGCAGATTGCTGGAGCACTCCATGCATGGCACAGGGTACAGCTGTCTCTATGAGGGGAAGTTCTACAAGTCTCTCTTGCCTTCAAAATCCATACTCTGGCTTTGGGGCTTTGTTGAAGGCCAAAACATGGTGGCAGCTGGTGAGGGTGCTGTCCAAAAATCAAAGAGAAGTTCTGGTTAAGCTGCTGGAGTTGTTAACAGgataaaagcaggaaaaatgtaCTTCAGGAGTGCTTCAGAGGAATGGTGACAAAGGAAACACAGCTGCATTTGTTCCTATAAAATGGGAAACTGTCAAAATGAGTGAAGGTACCAACGTGGCCAAGCTGAACTGCAGCACAGCATAAACATAACAAACAActctaattaattaattcacaGTTTGGATGGAGTCAGCTTCCAAGACAGGTAATTTTTTATCTGTAATGTCTCAGTTTTACCCCTGAACTGGAGGGCCATGAGTGACCATCCCTGACCTGCAGGAgggccctccctgtgccccagtgctCAGCACCACTCCAGGTCAGATCTGGAAAGCTGCTGGGTAAATTTTATCCAGAGTGAGCAGGACAGAGCATTTGTTCAGCTGAAGGATCAGAACCAGTGACTGGAGTCTCTTCAGTTCACACCACCACAACCAGCACCCAAACCTGGTCCCAGTTTGTAAGGGATTTATGAAGGCACTGCCTGGCTAAGAATGGGAAGTGAGAACCTTTTAGTGCTGCTCTCGTGTGCTGGAGCTCCCAGGAAGCAGCCCAAGGTGTCATCTGCACAAGAGGAAatctattgattttttttggtctgtgctAACAATGGTGGAAAGCTTATAGCTCCTCTTTAACAAGGATTCCTTTATCTCCTGGACCTGGCAGAAAAACTGATTGCTGAATGTGATTAATGAGATgatggcagggagaggcaggagtACATGAGTGCTTTTATCTGCTCAGCTTTGCAGGAACAGCAGGTCAGCACTGGGGTTTCAGCTGTGCTTATGAAGCCCTGATCATTTGTTAGTGGGAAAAGTGTTTGGGTCTAATGACAAACAATTCTCTTACCCTGCCAGGGCAAGGCAATATTTCACGTTTATTCCTTATCCAATTGTTGCATctctttaaaaagctttttcctttctaggttttcctttgctcttctttttttctcctgcttttgcttctctgatgttttcttctctttaaaaaCATCACTGTCTTCTCCTTTGTAGAAAAGGTCAActttttcctgcaggatttcTCTGGCAATCTTTTGGTTCTTCTCCACTGATCTTGTCTGATGACACTGGAGAAATACAAAGAACATTTTTACTGAAACTTTTACCTGTTTATTCTTCAGCTTTCCCTTCCAGTCTATACATTCCTACCATTAGAATAAAGAAAATCCCCTCCTCCCCAAGCCAAGAGCATCCTCCCACCAACAACAGCTGCAACTTTTAAATCCAGAtgatatattttaataattatttgcTACTGTAACTCATCAGACTGGCTTTTGCATTAATCTTTAATGCTTCCCATCTTACCCAGGAAAGCTGCTTGAGTTTAACTTAACTGTGTCTTCCCCTTGTGACAGGAAGCAAAGATTAATTTCAAGGTGTTAATCCACAAGAAGTAGGTAAGAGAAATGCTTAAAAGGGATCTGCAGAGTGATCAACTTGCTAAGGAAGAGATTCTAACTCACATGAGGGACAGGAATGTGACAGCTACAATGAAGATTAATTTAATTGGAAAGTACAGAACTGTAACTGGGTGGCAAAGCCAGGAAAAGGAGCTCTGACCCCAGGTTTATTTATCTGCTGACAGGCAAGACTGCTTCTTGCTGAGACTCTTgacaatataaatataaatatgaaaaaaaaaatataaagtttTCTTCCATGCCACCTGCACTGTGATAAAGCTTTATTCTGAAAGGAGACTTGCAAGTCTTGATGCAATTTGTGACtcaataaaacaaaacacaattaCCTTCACTACAATCCCAGATGGAATATGCTTCAGGACAACACAGTTGTTTGTCTTGTTTGTGGCTTGACCTCCTGGGCCATCACCTCTTACAAACTGTTCTTCTAATTCTGCCTCACTCAGTTCAAGGAGATTCAAAGAGTTCTTTTTTCTTGCTGCCTGAAGCAagggcaggctgggcagagagagctgctgcttcctcagAACCCACCCTGTCCATGATGGTGTTTGCACCCCTCTCAGTAAGAATGCAAAGTGAAATAAACCTGGAACATTCATACAGAAACCAGGACAAGGCTTCTCTGCAACAAAACCTGGAATGGAATGGGAGAGAGTTGTTTACCATGAGAATCCTTGTTTAAGATGAGCTATTTTAGCTGCACATATTGAGCAGTATTTCAATATTCGGATTTATTTTCAAGGTTATCTGAATTGGTTTCATTTGCCTTGAAATATTTACCATGCTGAACAGAATTTTGGTTCTCAATATAATGatgtttcttaaaatattttgaaagggATCTGGAAAACAGTAAATAAAAGAATACTTCTACCAATACTTGGACAATACTAAacatataaaaagaaaaaaaaccaaaacaacagagGGAAAAGAGATTATTTCAGTCTTGCAGTCTGACCTGTACAGCCTCACGGGGAACCTGATTATTCCCAGGTCAAGGAATTCACAATATTATTAATAAAGGCACAAAGGTATGCCTGAAGTGTGCATTTTCCTCACGGATAATGAGGAATGTCAGCTCCTACTCCTGTCAAATATCACTCTTCAGTATTAGGTAAGCAATTCAAACAGTACATGCTGTTATGCTTGAAATACTTTATTTGactcagaagaaaatatttcagtgtgtgAAAAAGTGCCACTTGGCAATAAACAGAAAATTTGAACCTAACTCTTCAAatcaaaaaataattaaaagaaaacttttattGGCAGCTGCTACAGAAGTTAGTGACATTTTACAATGAAGAATACATGCAGAAAACCGAGCAGCGCTTCTGGCTAGTTCTGAACGAGTCTTTATTTAACAGGTTTAATCCAGCTCTACCCACTTACAGGACCCTTTTGAAAACCAGGACTGAAAACTCTTGATAAGGTTTAAAACCCCACGATCCCTCTATTGCAGCTCTTGGACAGGACAGCTGTAAAGCAGGACTAAACACAGAAGATACCGGAGAATTTACTGCATTTCCCTCAGCGCTGCGCCCCGCCGCGGCCCCCCTGGCTGGCGGCAGCGCTGAGGGCTGAGGTCAGGCtcggagcgcggctcccggcggggCGGAGCGGCTCCGGGGAAGGCAAAAACCGAACGAGAACCGAACCAGGCCCGACCCCTCCGGCCCCCGCTCACCTCCACCGGCCCTCCGCACCGCGCATGCGCACGCCGTGGGGAGGGCGGTGCTGCCGGGCTGATTGGCATGTGGAGCGGCCAATCGCCGCGCAAGATGGGCGGGGATTGCGCTCGGCCTCCAATCGGTTTTTTCGGGGACCGGCGCCGAGGCGCGCGCCGGTCGCCTGGCGGCGGCGCGCGGGCTTTGCCGCGCAGCGAATCAGCGCGGGAGGCGCGCGCTCGAGGCGGCCAATCACAGGGCCGGGCTCAGTGCGGAGCGCCCTCTACGCCCGTCCCCACGTTCGAAACTCCCGGCCGCCACTTGCCGAGCGGCCGGTGCAGGGCCGCTTCTGTTCGCCGCTTCACGGCCGCGGGAGGAGGTGGCTGCCGGGCGCCGTGGGCTCTCAGCGATGCGGGTATGAACCGAGCGGGCCCGCGGGCAGCCGGcgggggcagcgccgccgcGCTTGGCCGGGTCCCTGCGCCCCATCCCGGAGCCGCGAGGCCGCCCCCAGCGCTCCGCCCCTTTCCCGCAGAGTGACGGGCGATGCAACCAAtcggaggcggcggcgctgtCAACATCGCGGAGCGCGAGGAGCGGCCGCCCAATGAGTGCTCGGGGGCGGGGCTTGGCCTGAGCTGGGCGGGGCGGCGGAGCGGCTGCGGGGGCGCTGGT
This portion of the Agelaius phoeniceus isolate bAgePho1 chromosome 18, bAgePho1.hap1, whole genome shotgun sequence genome encodes:
- the MTRFR gene encoding mitochondrial translation release factor in rescue, whose protein sequence is MNVPGLFHFAFLLRGVQTPSWTGWVLRKQQLSLPSLPLLQAARKKNSLNLLELSEAELEEQFVRGDGPGGQATNKTNNCVVLKHIPSGIVVKCHQTRSVEKNQKIAREILQEKVDLFYKGEDSDVFKEKKTSEKQKQEKKRRAKENLERKKLFKEMQQLDKE